The window CGAAGCCAAACGATAAGATTTACCATTGCCAGATTTGCTATCCTCATCAGATCCGGGCTCATTTTTCGGACGTCTGGGTCGATATTTGCCAcgctttttaataaactttttgattttttccgaTTTTGAGAAAAAGGGTTGGAAATTACGTGGCACCTTAACACTTGCCGTTTCCTTTAAAGAGGGGAAGCAATTGGTGATATCCTCTAGTAAAACATAGCAATCTTTTATATCATCCTTGGTGACTTCTAAggcctaaaattttaaaaatacaaatatttctttaaaattaaagctttatacactcttacttgttgccGCTCTTGTAAAATATCTTCTCCAGGTTCCTCAATATCATCACTATcctcaaatttaataaaagctaCTTCGGTCTCTTTTAATATATCCTCAGAATCCAAGGAATCTTTAGCATTACGTGATAATCTTTTACCTTTTTTCGTTTTACTGGTTGTTACCTCATAAGCACCACCTGCCTCTCCCTCCTCCAAAGGAGTATAatcattttcatttaacaaatgCTCTAAAATGCGATCTTTCTCCTCAAACAGATTATCCTTTTCATCTTCATACTTCACCTCAGCTGCATAGGAATCCATGCGTGTGTACTCAAATTCCCCTAAAGGTTCTATTTGTATATTAGTGGTTATTACCACTTCATCTTCAGCCTCATCATCGTTTTCTATCTTAATGTCTGgcattgttattttaaaatctttatcttCATCTTCTGTATCCGTATCGGCCGTTTCAAAGTCTGGCACATATTCATCCTCACTATCATCCGACCATTGATGTAACAAGTTTTTATCGGACAAAGATATTTCACTGGTCTCTTCTATAATATATTTGGTCTCTTCTGGCTTTTGTTTGGACTTCAAAGGTAGATAATCCTCATCATCGTCATCCATGTCCTCATCTTCAAGCTCCTCTACCTTGAACTCATTATCATACACTTTATCATCGACTACATCCAAACTAATGGCCTTTTTTCTTAGTGTACGCTTACGTAATGTGGGTGCTGTCGATGATGATGGTCCAAGTCCTGTACGTTTACGAGCTGTAGGTTTTGGTTTCATTGGCTTACTGCTGGTTGGTTTGTTGGGTGATTCTTTTTTTAGGGCTTGAACTTTTACCTGATCATCGggtttaatgattttattaacattaaccACCTTGATTTCGGAGGTGGGATTTAAAGTGGCTGGAACTGGACAGATGAAAAATATGATTAGTGTTTGTTTTAGAATGTAAtgagttaagttttttttgtttttgctaaacTTACTTCTGGAAGTATGTTTTCTAATACGATTTCTGGGTGGATCAAATTCTGGCAAACCACAGGTATCCGGGCGACTACGACGATGTTTGATGAGATTGGAATAACATGAAAATCTAGAACTACAGCCGCGACACTCTACCAAACGTATGCCGGTATGAATGGACGAATGTGTAACAATACTTTCACGATGTGAAAAACTTTTGCCGCAAACCTGGaagggaaattaaaaaaaaaaatttgaaaattttaataaaaaaatattaatttaaaatttcgaaattttagtgaaaagtttcaaactattttgtaaatttttggtaaaatggaaactttcaataaaataatgaatttaaacataacatttttaagagaaattttaaatttctagtgaaattttagatttctagtgaaattttgttaaaatttcaagtgaAGTTTCGCacagtgaaatttaaaaattccagagaaatttcaaattctttgcaaaatttagaatttctagtaaattaaaaaaattattttaaagaaaaattttgaatttttaatgaaatttaggaTTTTTAGAAGAATTTcaactttaaacttttatcaaTATTACGGACTTGTATCAAAATATCtagttttcatcaaaatttctaattatcatcaaaatttcaaatttttatcaaaatttctaaatatgagtgaaatttctaataaattttttcaaatttttttcaaatttctagtgaaatttttaattttaagaaaaattttaaacttctaatgaaatttatgattttaaaagaatgaaatttaggatttttggaataattttaacttaaaatttttatcaaaattacgtacttttatcaaaatatctaattttcatcaaaatttctaatttttatcaaaatttctaattttgagtgaaatttctaaaaaattttgcaaaatttcaaatttctagtgatatttttaattttaagaaaaattttaaacttctaatgaaatttatgattttaaaagaatttcgaTTTCCAATTTTTATCAGAATTactaatttttatcaaaatttcgaaaaaatttccaattttaagtgaatttttaaaaaaactttcaaatttcTCTAAAACTCTAGttaaatttcagtaaaattatcgaattttagtgaaatttattTTGAGTGGAAGGAAGAACTTCTCCTTCTTAATCCTTGAACTTACATCACAAGTATACGGCTTCTCTCCCGTATGTGTCCGCTCATGTTCCACCAATCTGGCCTTCTGCTTAAAATTCCTACCACAATAACtgcaacaaaatttcaattcacCCGAATGATTATCCAAATGttgtttcaaattatatttcgTCACAAATGCCATGGGACATTTATCACATTTATACGGTTTAATACGGCCACACTCTGTCTCAATGTGACGCCGATATGGATCGATAGTCTTGTAAGCGGCTccacatttttcacatttaaatatttcacgaTCCACACCCTGATGTATGTCACGAATGTGAGCTCGATAATCGTCCTCATTGGTAAAGGTAGCCGTTTTGCACAGGCGACACGCTATGGTAGTGTGTTCTGATTCACGATGTTTTTTAAGCTCTTCATCGGAACAGAAACGAGCCTCACAATAGCGGCAAATGAAACCACCAGGTGGTTCATGTTTTTTGACGTGCTTCACGTAGCCGGCTAGAGATACGAGTGCTTTATTGCAAACGGGACAGAAAAGTTTAGGTACTCCATCTGTGGATAGTTTGACCAGCATGTCCTGCGTAGCAGCTGCTGTAGAGGTCGAGGCAACGTCATCGGCTGGAAATTGGAAAGAAAAGTATTAGAGAACGTATCAAAAATCTATTAAGGGTTAACtactatttttatattctaaGCAATTATCCAACCCTGAAATAGCGGCTGTATTTTGACACTTGTTTACCAAACAACGAAAAAAAGTGGGAAACAATTGTAATGAACACGACCATTAAcaagaagttttattttaacaagcgtactaacaaaacttttattaaaaaatagtgaTAAAgtgtataaatgtaaataaatttaaaacaaaattgtaaaatactaacaaaactcacccattttaacaaaaataacctTAAATCTAACAACTGGCTTGCTTGTTTGGCTGTAAAAAACAGGGTAAATTTTTTCACTAACAAACTATTCTTTCTGTAAATTTTCTTGCTCTTTGTGGCTTTTCTTGAGTTTTTTCGTAATTATCACATTTTTTTGCaactactttttttcatttgtatttttaattgtaaatttttcttatttctgttgtttttagttttctattttgtttgtgtttatagttttttacttttatttcgcttttttgtgttgattttaatttttacacattaaaaaatttctggtaaaattaattttcttttgatgaacaatatttttttttacttatttttctcTTTCTGTATATACACCTTGAAAAATCGACACGTCTATTATGGCGTTGTATTCTCTATTAAATATGGCTGCTGttagtaagtaaaatttttctcaCACTgcatgtgttaaaaaaaaggttGCCAGATTTGCTTTGCTAAGGAATAGTGTTCAAGAGAGAGAGATGGTTTTGTTTATGATTACAGTCTAGTGTTGGTAAACGTTTAGTTGATTATATTGACATATAGAGGGTGCTGTATGGTTGAATGGATGCTTATAGAAAGAAACGTTaattttgaatgaattttaaattaaatttacatttaaaaaagaagttgcaggtttttcaatatattccttttccttttgtttaacaaagaaaactctttttaataattttacaattttttattattttataaattttttacaaaaaatcaaacttaacaataacatttaattaattagcattaattttattaatgttcaTTTACATCgtttgtttgtgtatgtgtgtcttaaacttaaaactaaaagtaaaaaaagcgtttcttttttctaacttaacaattttaaaatcttaaatattattttaaaaacctaTTAAATAGTATCActttgttctttgtttaaacgtttaaaataattctGTTCGTTTTTGAGTCGTATTTTTTTCTATCATCAgaaaaaaagtctttaaatacCACAACTAtctacaacaagaaaaaaaaaacatatttacatttttcttttctctacAACTTCAGCTAAATTCAAAATATCTTCTTTGCCTGCCgaagaaaaactataaaatatgacTATGAGTCTGCTCGTATGCttcaattttttctattattctaTCATTTATGACCTCTTTAACATTAACCGACCATAGGAAATCATAATGATTCCAATCATCATAGGGCATACGATACAATTCCACACAGGGTAATAGTGTGGCTAAGTATTCAACATCTGCCACTGCTGACATGTAATCATTGTTGCTGTAATACATATTAACACAACTTTTGATATTGCTAACTTCGTAGTGGGGTGGGGTCTCCTGATTGTATTTCTTGAGATTTATATCGATGCCATGATCGAATTGTTTGAAATCTCCGGAAGTGTAGAGCTGTAGATAGTGTATGATTTGTGTGGTGGAGGCACCTGCGGGATGTGTTTCACAAACATGTGGCAATAGCGTctggaagaaaagaaaaatgggaGAAGATATTAGTTTAagaataataaattacaaaatgaaactatagactagactatagtccagataatgaaatagactatagtccagtttataggcCTAAATATAGTACAGACTTTACACTATACACTATAATATAAAGAAGACtatccagactataaacaagtctaaacagcagtctatagattaaattattgtctagactagactatagtgcagatttCACACCAGACTTTTGacaagactagattatagtcctgactagagactagagagtctagactatagactagagtgtagtctaaacttcagactagattatagtccaaactttagacttaactatagtctagactatagaatagattacagtacagaccagactatagtctatactatagagtagactgtagtccagaatatagaataggtagtccagactatagaatagactgttgtacagactatagactagactatagtccagactatagactagactatagtccagactatagacttgactatagtccagactatagactagactatagtccagactatagactagactatagtccagactataaactagactatagtccagactaaagactagactatagtccagactatagactagactatagtccagactaaagactagactatagtccagactatagactatagcccagactatagactagactatagtccagactatagactagactatagtccagactatagaatagactatagtcctgactatagtctagtctatagtctagactatagaacagactatagactaaactttaccTATTCTGGACTTTTGAATAGATTATAGTTcggactctagactagactagagttcggtttatagactagactataatgcAAGCTATAGGCTACTTTATAGCCTTGAagatagacttgactatagattaaaatttaagtatagACAATAGATTATACTACTgcccagtctatagatcagtctatgacctagactatagttcaaactacaTTCTTAAGAATCCAGTAAAACAAATACCtccaaaatttacttacatGATTTAATTGCTTTGTACCCCAACCGCCAATGAAATCCAAAATTCCCgaacataaaaatttcaacGAATCATGCGAACAAACATATTCACAGAATAATTTCTGTATACTAGTCGTAGGCAAAAGCTCGAAACCACTCAAAATCATGCTCATAAACGAGGGATAACCCAAAAATAAACGCCCCACTTTCGATAGTAAAAATGAATGATTTTTCATGAAAGCTATCGGTGCCAACAAATGTACCGTTCTGACTTTTTCATTATACCACGGTAGCGAAGACATAAGCACAAAGAAAGTTGTTGTACCCTGAGAATGAGCCACAAAATGTAGTGAGTGTTGTTGCGTTTCCTCTAGAACATAATCCAACATGGCGGCTAAATCGTAAACTCCAATTTCATGCCAACTAAAATTCCAGAAATCCGAAGAATCAGGATGTTTGTGCTTGTGTTGGCGTGAGTAGGTATTACCACGGGCATTACCTAGCCAAACATCATAGCCTTGATCGGCAAACATATAGGCTAGCGAAGTTTCAGGACCATTAATAATCCAATCATCGGAGGCACATAAAATGCCATGTTGTAGAAAGACAACTGGTTTCACCGTATTATTGTGATGTTTTAATTTCGGTGAATCGGGTATACGATAAATGGTTAGAATATAGTCATCGGGGGTGTGTACTGTATGCTCTTCGACTGGGTAATTATAATTGGAGATTAATTTAGCCTGAAAATGGGGGGAAAAAGTGAAACATTagtattttgaaaaagttttattttttttaaaagttatgccctaatatatattttgttgtttaaatgtaGACgagtataattaaattttatgatcttACTTTGCAATGTGTCATTTTTAAtgatgttattgtttattttatacaaattttataaacgtttttttattattatttttctgttcAAAGTTCTTAGCTaattatagaattattttcttaacaaagtaTTCGATTAAAGCtagacattttataaaaaactgaatGACTATTAGTTCTAGCAGTAAGAAAATATTAAGTTCATTATACTCTTTAATAAGAACCCACTAGAAATGAattataggctgatctatagtctagactatagacccagcaatagtcaagactatagacttatatataaacctgcctatagactgatctttaagGAAGACTATAAACAGATCTTGAGCCAAAACTGCAGTAAGATCTatagtattttataatatagattttttttaatttttatttaaaattttctgatcAAAGTTCTTagcaaattatatacattttaactttgtaaattttttacaaagaaacaaaaaatttaattaaatgtcttCACCTGAATTAAAgcaattaaatgtaattaaacatataaaaaacatttaataaatgaataatttatGACTTGTTAGTTCCAGCAATAAGAAAATAATGAGGGCATTATACAAATTACTAAAACAAATAcgaattgaattttttaataaagaatgttaagtagtcaatactataggtTGGTGGTCTGGTAGTCAAGACCATAGGCATGGTCATGGCTTTAAATTGCTTTCTAGTCCAGACTTTAGGctgatatatagactagactatagaatgatctattgaTTTATCTAGTCCATACTTTACAttgaactatagtccagactatagactgatcaattgCCCAGAGtatgaactgatctatagtctcgattatagatctatagtctcgattatagatctatagtccagaatatagattgatctatagtccagactatagattgatctatagtccagactatagattgatctatagtccagactatagattgatctatagtccagactatagattgatctatagtctagtctatagattgatctatagtccagattataggctGAACTATATATCAGGTTAtagtcgactatagactaatctatagtgcgaactatagactgatctacagtccaaaccatagactgatctaaagtctagactatagattgatctatagtccattaTAGACTGATCATTAGGTTATACATtgactgatcaatagtccagattttaaacagatctatagtccagactatacacttacctatagtccatactatagttttatctatagtccaaactatggaCCCACATCCCACATCATTTTCACATTAATCATACAGACTTATcgatagtccggactatagaatgatctagaGTTcaaactgtagactgatctatagtttagactatagacttatctaaaatacagactatagactaatctatagttcagaccatagatctttagtccagaccatagactgatcaatagtccagaatatagactgatctatagtccagaccatagactgatcaatagtcaagattataaactgatctatagcccatactatagtcttatctatagtccagactatggactcaACATCCCACACATTTTTCACATTAATCATTAATTCCGCATTTTTTTCCAActgtagaaaagaaataaattaaaagtcatGCCCacaaatagcaacaaaattaaataaacaaatataaaatttgtgtgtttttaagaGCAAAGTCCATCAATTGAAAATGGCAAAGCACCTActatatacatttacattttgACGTAATTATCTTTCTAGCACCTTCAGTATTAACAGACGagaatacttaaatatttaaataaaaaaacacgctaaaaatatataatgtacACTAAACCCAAAGTTTAATTCAATGTgatcttttttcttaaattttaccagttattttttaaatagagaAAAGAAACCAATGAAACGCTTTTTTAAAActctcaagaaaaaaaaattgcaaaagtttTGTCAAACAGTacaattgtgttttaaaaagcaGAATATGCTGCTAAAGCTAGGAATTAGAATGAGAAATTTCTGCTATTTATTTACTAATTTAAGAGAttaaattattatcaaattGTCAACACTGTCTTTTGCTAAATACTTTAGCTTGCCATTATCATGTGTTCCTTTCTCCTAACACcccttttttaaatatcattcaCATGTTCTTTTCCCCCCTCATTCACAACAATAATGTAATGATTACtggcaatttgtttattttttttctaaatctgTTTAAATGTGTCAATGTGAGTGTATCTGTTTGACTGTTTAtgtcatcatcaccatcatcttAATCATAACAACATTATGttaagttttgttattgttttgaacTTTCCCTTGTTCTTGAATGTTTTGTCAGTAATTTTGTAAAGATGCCAGATATAAAAAAAACGGGAATGCAAttttactatagactggactatagactagactataaactagactatagactggactatagactggactatagactggactatagactagactatagactggactatacactagactatagactggactatagactagactatagattagactatagactagactatagactagactatagactagactatagactagactatagactagactatagactagactatagactagactatagactagactatagactagactataggctatgctatagactagactatagactagactatagactagactatagactagactatagactagactatagactagactatagactagactatagactagactatagactagactatagactagactatagactagactatagactagactatagactcgactatagactcgactatagactagactatagattagactatagactagactatagactaggctatagactagactatacactagactagactagagactagacaagactatagactagactagagactagactagaggcTAGAGTAAAGtgtataaactacactatagtaaaaactatagtagagcctatagactagaatatcgtAAAGCTGATAGACTAGAGCATAGAAAGGtctgtagacaagactgtagtcaagactatatactcgaATACATACCAGACATTTTTCATGACTTTTAAACCTACAATTTTAACTAAAGAATATTCTGCAATCTGTACTATAATTtaggctatagtatagactTTGTATCAGGATACTAGTCTAGACAATTGATAAAATTATACTCAAGACAATTAACTATATTTCCGCCGAATTTATTTTACAGaccatttgatttaaaaaacataatcaCTAAATAACCGCTTCCTTTTCACCACAATAATGATTAGATGTTTTATTgttctattaaaatattacattttcaaataactATTTCAAAAAGCATGataaatattatatactttatttttaatttcctaaaaaacaaatatctaaTCAGGGTAAAATATAATCTACAACACCCACCACCTGATGTCAAGTGCCTTAGAAATGATctcatattattttattatatgtcgaaaaaaaaactatacctatttgataagttttattttatagaagctatttttttatattacaaacaaTATTCAAagtccaaaaaaagtaaaactattaCACACTATAAAAGAAATAGTGAAAAACCTATAGATAAGATAAGAAATGTAAAAACTAGGGGGCAGCTGCTAAAAAATTTGCGGaactaaaaaaatacgaaattttttaatttatagttttatttttgtttttaaatttttatattgttttttttacaaatagacTTTGATcataaaataatctatatattaGTTAATATGACTATaagaaatattgttataattattaacaaaaaacttgccgcttttttattaaatgttctaGAATAATCAATAGTTTCTTGTCCTTTCTAAAttattgcattattttaaatttcactttatCTTTCATTAGTTTTGTTGataattatgattatttttttgattaaaaattatagttttgtttctattttcctCAATTTCACTTTATCTTGTGATAGtttattattacttattattattattaattgccccaaagaaattataacaataacatATGATTTCCGAAACCCTAAATCAGCGcattgaaaataatcaaatgttttctttatatatacttCCAATTGgcctaaaaaaacaacaagagcaAACACGCGTCTTAAAGACCCCCTGATATAATAATTAATGCTAATCGGAACATTAGCAAATTAAATAAGaagaaataagaattttttgcaaagaaaaaactactatgaatgaaattttgacgtcaaatttttgaaaaaaaaatcataatgatAAGAAAATAGTTTGCCCCTTATTTAGACTAGTTAACTAGATtgtagtcatgtctatagaatagactatattccataatatagactaggactatagactaaactatcgtcaggacaatagtctagtttatagtcaggactatagtgtagtctatagtcaggactatagtctagtctatagtcaggactatagtctagtctatagtatggactatagtctagtctatagtcaggactatagtctggtctatagtcaggactatagtctagtctatagtcaggactatagactagtctatagtcaggactatagactagtctatagtcacgactatagtgtagtctatagtcaggaccatagtctagtctatagtcaggactatagtctagtctatagtcaggactatagtctagtctatagtcaggactatagtctagtctatggtcaggacttttgtctagtctatagtcaggactatagtctagtctatagtcaggactatagtctagtctatagtcaggactatagtctagtctatagtcaggattatagtctagtctatagtcaggactatagtctagtctatagtcaggactatagtctagtccatagtcaggactatagtctagtctatagtcaggactatagtctagtctatagttaggactatagtctggtctatagtcaagactattgtctagtctataatatggaGTATAGTCTTGTCTGGTCTGTAGTCACGACTATAaaccagtctgtagtctttattatagtctagtttgtagtctggattatagtataGTTTGTAGTCTGTATTATAGCCTTAGgattagtctgaactatagcctaGGTCATAGTCTTTGGTCTATATTTCAGTGTATAACCCTGCTAATGGTACTGACCAcattgtttatttcaaattctttatcgtgtttttgtaaaacattgagaattttatttaaattttttttttataaattatgattCAACTGCgataaatgcaataaaattaaatgcattttgcaattaaataacaaaagaaaatatatttacacaatAATTTGCAATCAAAGTATAAAATTGGtgacaaaacaaaataagttttgtaaataaaaatttaatcgaattttgtttttaaagaaatcgtGGAAGAACTTTCGACTTACTGTAAAACAtctattttaagtattttttacattaatttatttaaataatgttaattttttaattatttttaagattttttttgtaattcataaaatttctattaagctttgggtttttttttaaatcccacAATTTCTCTAACATCCGGCAACTTTATTTAAAGCCTGCTGTCAAAAATtccttttgttattgtttacattttaactGGAAATActaagttgttgttattgtgttttCCTTTTGCATTCCCCTTTGTCCACTAACAAACTAACATTATGAAtgatagtgttgttgttgttttgctgtctccttatattattatttgtttacatttactgAAAAAACAATGTTGTCATCTTTGTTAAAGGCATTCCTTGTTATAAGCGTTTTATTAAATAGGAAATTAGCTTTATTCcaaagattttttacaaattaagtaaacattgaaattaaaacaaaaacaaataggtTTAATTTGAATAAACTACACGCTAAATTGTCAATAAAagcttaacaatttttaaataaaataaataataaatgcaattattattgtttgtttgtttttgttgaataaaTTCATAGAAACTTATGACTTAATACGTGTGCTTtagaataaaattgttgttaatttattaggaaactttaaagaatttgtttgtttttgttgttaagtgaatttgtttagttaatttttttctgtagttttaaattgtttaattaaatggaaattctattgttttgttaaattactGGCAAATTTAGGAATTTTGTAAGAACTTAGTTGAAACTTGTTAAACTGCCTATTGCTTTTTGGGATTTCTTACAATGTTTCAACAAATTCCATTGCG of the Lucilia cuprina isolate Lc7/37 chromosome 2, ASM2204524v1, whole genome shotgun sequence genome contains:
- the LOC111682476 gene encoding lipase 3, yielding MLLKTGNFMFLLILLLNFARKIQKAEAFKVTAKLISNYNYPVEEHTVHTPDDYILTIYRIPDSPKLKHHNNTVKPVVFLQHGILCASDDWIINGPETSLAYMFADQGYDVWLGNARGNTYSRQHKHKHPDSSDFWNFSWHEIGVYDLAAMLDYVLEETQQHSLHFVAHSQGTTTFFVLMSSLPWYNEKVRTVHLLAPIAFMKNHSFLLSKVGRLFLGYPSFMSMILSGFELLPTTSIQKLFCEYVCSHDSLKFLCSGILDFIGGWGTKQLNHTLLPHVCETHPAGASTTQIIHYLQLYTSGDFKQFDHGIDINLKKYNQETPPHYEVSNIKSCVNMYYSNNDYMSAVADVEYLATLLPCVELYRMPYDDWNHYDFLWSVNVKEVINDRIIEKIEAYEQTHSHIL
- the LOC111682465 gene encoding zinc finger protein 699, whose protein sequence is MADDVASTSTAAATQDMLVKLSTDGVPKLFCPVCNKALVSLAGYVKHVKKHEPPGGFICRYCEARFCSDEELKKHRESEHTTIACRLCKTATFTNEDDYRAHIRDIHQGVDREIFKCEKCGAAYKTIDPYRRHIETECGRIKPYKCDKCPMAFVTKYNLKQHLDNHSGELKFCCSYCGRNFKQKARLVEHERTHTGEKPYTCDVCGKSFSHRESIVTHSSIHTGIRLVECRGCSSRFSCYSNLIKHRRSRPDTCGLPEFDPPRNRIRKHTSRIPATLNPTSEIKVVNVNKIIKPDDQVKVQALKKESPNKPTSSKPMKPKPTARKRTGLGPSSSTAPTLRKRTLRKKAISLDVVDDKVYDNEFKVEELEDEDMDDDDEDYLPLKSKQKPEETKYIIEETSEISLSDKNLLHQWSDDSEDEYVPDFETADTDTEDEDKDFKITMPDIKIENDDEAEDEVVITTNIQIEPLGEFEYTRMDSYAAEVKYEDEKDNLFEEKDRILEHLLNENDYTPLEEGEAGGAYEVTTSKTKKGKRLSRNAKDSLDSEDILKETEVAFIKFEDSDDIEEPGEDILQERQQALEVTKDDIKDCYVLLEDITNCFPSLKETASVKVPRNFQPFFSKSEKIKKFIKKRGKYRPRRPKNEPGSDEDSKSGNGKSYRLASISAKQLRERMKLLKKRDKSWKCPDCIKIYYMRKPFEKHLREDHKKSEDFIKEIFKNELEEVQTNDVFKCHICDKIYLMEKRLLSHIPKHGPDGTLIHKCPCYCTLYFKTREEATAHAQDKHKDMLWCEICEKFMTGCDALKSHKARIHGGNKDYKNNRNLICMKCGKKFLGRTQLTDHERSDCGRLPLYQCQECGKCLTTAGILKTHMLLHSDARPYQCDKCGKTFKIKAQYKTHIKYAHTKEKRFKCHLCPKEYPYRESLLTHMSVHTGIKRFMCNGCGKRFTCVSNLQAHRKVQAETCGLLPLNAKATQYMGVQKGNLLMGAKPEPGLDYVETRTFIAKNVITHDSPMAIELNNQARNMQQDGSLSDGIPLNYVTSGSEIILMYNRD